Part of the Bacillus cereus group sp. RP43 genome is shown below.
TTTTTTACAGGAAAATGGACGAGATGAAAATGCGGGAGAAATTGTCCTTTGTCATGTATTAAAGACGAACAGAACCGGAATGCTCATGAATATGCGTGAAGAAATAACTGCGGAACAAGAGAAAAGTTTTGCAGAATTTATCCACAAGCACGTAGAAGGTATTCCTATCCAATATATGCTCGGTTATGAAATGTTTTATGGCCGATCATTCTTTGTAAATGAAGAGGTATTGATACCAAGACCGGAAACAGAGGAACTTATAGTTGGAGTGCTAGAGAGAATTGAGCGCCATTTCGGTAATGAGGAGCTTCACATAGCGGATATTGGAACAGGTAGTGGAGCGATTTCTATTACGCTCGCTTTAGAAAATAAAAATCTTCATGTGTATACAGTAGATATCGCACAGGAGTCGATTGAAGTTGCAAAAGAAAATGCAAAAACTTTAGGGGCGGATGTAACTTTCTATCACGGCGATTTACTGTCTCCGTTTTATGAAACAGGTCAAAAGTTAGATGTTGTGGTTTCAAATCCTCCGTACATACCAGAGGAAGATTGGCGTGGTCTTTCTACTGTTGTGAAGGAGCATGAGCCGAAGCGTGCGCTTGTTGGTGGGGAAGATGGACTAGATTTCTATCGTCGTTTTATGGAGGAATTGCCGAATGTATTACAGAAAAAGGCGATTGTGGCGTTTGAAATTGGTGTAGGGCAAGGTGAAGATGTGAAAGCATTATTACAGCAAACTTTCCCGCACGCTCAAGTTGAAGTTGTATTTGATATTAATGGAAAAGATCGCATGGTATTTGCAGAGATGGAGTAAGGCATAAGCCTTACTCTATTTTTTGTATGAAAAATTCGTAACTACTCAGCCATACATTTCATTTAGAATTTTGGTAAGGAGTATTATTCCAGCGAAAATACGCACCTTATTATCCATAGAAAGTTATTTTTATTTTTCAGCATATAGATTGCTGTCATAAAGATAAAAATGGATATACACCTTGCTGCCTGTCTTTGTTTTAAATCTTTGCGTGTGGCAGGAAAAGGCTCTGACCGCTCCTATACATAGCCAGTCCCTCTCGCCCATTAAAAAAATGCTTTTCTATCGGTTTTTTATATAGATTTTGAATTTAATAGTTTAGAAAGAAGTAACTTTGTCCACACTGTTTCTAGAGGGGACGGTGGAGGAAATGAAAAAACAAGTTATTGCTTACTTTCTTTTATTATTAATTGGTGCACAGTTACTTGTGCAGTTTGGATATATGAAAGCTGATGCAAAAGGGCCTACGGTTATTCCGAAAGAGGCCGTTCGATTACGTATTTTAGCTAATAGTGATTCTGATAAAGATCAGGCATTAAAACGTAAAGTACGTGATGAAGTGAAAGCGCAAATTGATGGATGGGTAGCGGATTTAACGTCATTTGAAGAAGCTCAAAAAGTAATTCAAAATCATATTCCTGAAATTGAAAAGACAGTGGCGAATACGCTGAAAAGAGAAGGAAGTAAAGAGGCGTTTCAAGTGAAATTCGGTAAGAATGTGAAGTTTCCTACAAAGGTATATGGGAATTTTATTTATCCGGCAGGAGAATATGAAGCGGTACTTATTACAATTGGAAAAGGTGAAGGTGCAAACTGGTGGTGTGTGTTATTTCCGCCGATGTGTTTCTTAGATTTTTCAAGTGGTACAGCTGTAAGGAAAGAAGAACATGTTGTGAAAGCTGAATCTCCTGAAGAAGAGCAGGTGAAACAATCAGATGAGGAAGTAGAGGGTGTACCGGAGAAGAAAGAGGATAAGGTGAAAGAAACGAAAGTAGTGAAGCCGGAAAAAGCTGAAAAAGTAACAGTACCCGAAAAGAAAGTAGTGAAAAATGAAACACAAGTAGAAGAACAGCCTGTAAAAAAAGTAGAAACAAAATCTGTGGAAAAAGTGGAGAAATCTGTGGAGCAAAAACAAGAAAAGCAAAATGAGTATGTAAAAGTAGAAGAGGAAGAAGAAAAACCAGAGGTTAAATTATTTATCGTCGAAGCTTTTGCAGCTTTATTCTCTAAATAGTACTATTAGTAAATCCCTCCTCATATATATCAATGAGGAGGGATTTATTATGAAGAACGTGTATTTTGCTACGAAAGCAGATGTAGAAAGATTGCATTCTTTTTTCGGACAAGCTAATAAAAAAGATGATAAAATAAATGAGCTATACGCACAATTTATGA
Proteins encoded:
- the spoIIR gene encoding stage II sporulation protein R, encoding MKKQVIAYFLLLLIGAQLLVQFGYMKADAKGPTVIPKEAVRLRILANSDSDKDQALKRKVRDEVKAQIDGWVADLTSFEEAQKVIQNHIPEIEKTVANTLKREGSKEAFQVKFGKNVKFPTKVYGNFIYPAGEYEAVLITIGKGEGANWWCVLFPPMCFLDFSSGTAVRKEEHVVKAESPEEEQVKQSDEEVEGVPEKKEDKVKETKVVKPEKAEKVTVPEKKVVKNETQVEEQPVKKVETKSVEKVEKSVEQKQEKQNEYVKVEEEEEKPEVKLFIVEAFAALFSK
- the prmC gene encoding peptide chain release factor N(5)-glutamine methyltransferase gives rise to the protein MRVYEALKWASSFLQENGRDENAGEIVLCHVLKTNRTGMLMNMREEITAEQEKSFAEFIHKHVEGIPIQYMLGYEMFYGRSFFVNEEVLIPRPETEELIVGVLERIERHFGNEELHIADIGTGSGAISITLALENKNLHVYTVDIAQESIEVAKENAKTLGADVTFYHGDLLSPFYETGQKLDVVVSNPPYIPEEDWRGLSTVVKEHEPKRALVGGEDGLDFYRRFMEELPNVLQKKAIVAFEIGVGQGEDVKALLQQTFPHAQVEVVFDINGKDRMVFAEME